In Thamnophis elegans isolate rThaEle1 chromosome 4, rThaEle1.pri, whole genome shotgun sequence, the following proteins share a genomic window:
- the LOC116507664 gene encoding histone H3.3A, which produces MARTKQTARKSTGGKAPRKQLATKAARKSAPSTGGVKKPHRYRPGTVALREIRRYQKSTELLIRKLPFQRLVREIAQDFKTDLRFQSAAIGALQEASEAYLVGLFEDTNLCAIHAKRVTIMPKDIQLARRIRGERA; this is translated from the exons ATGGCTCGTACCAAGCAAACTGCCCGCAAATCCACCGGGGGGAAAGCGCCCAGGAAGCAACTCGCGACAAAAGCCGCTCGCAAGAGTGCGCCCTCTACCGGCGGGGTCAAGAAACCTCATCGCTACAG GCCAGGTACTGTAGCTCTTCGTGAAATCAGACGTTATCAGAAATCAACTGAACTTCTGATCCGCAAACTTCCATTTCAGCGCCTGGTGCGTGAAATTGCCCAGGACTTCAAAACAGATCTGCGTTTCCAGAGCGCAGCTATTGGTGCTTTGCag GAGGCAAGTGAGGCCTACCTGGTTGGCCTGTTTGAAGACACCAACCTTTGTGCTATCCACGCCAAACGTGTCACAATCATGCCAAAAGATATCCAGCTAGCACGCCGCATACGTGGAGAGCGTGCTTAA